In the Maribacter sp. MJ134 genome, one interval contains:
- a CDS encoding heavy metal translocating P-type ATPase, whose product MKHTYHIHGMTCNGCRSHVEKTLSEVEGVTQVSVDLGKSEANIEMEKHIPIEKLQEALKNDGGQYSIHQNGEHQHEHQSKKEDTFQGKGTGTFYCPMHCEGDKTYDKPGDCPVCGMDLVEEQNLSVLSSEQWTCPMHPEVVKDEPGSCPICGMDLVPMQPDISAEEKTYRKLLKKFWVAAAFTLPIFLIAMSEMITNNPLYDILEQKNWNWIQFVLSIPVVFYATWMFFERACRSIKTWNLNMFTLIGIGAGVAWLFSVVGMVFPDIFPSEFKTESGAVHVYFEAATVILTLVLLGQLLEARAHSKTNSAVKELLKLAPNKAVKIVDGEEVEVSIDKIALGDILKVKPGDKIPVDGIVTEGSTSVDESMITGEPIPVNKSVDNKVSSGTINGNQSFLMKAEKVGSDTLLSQIIHMVNDASRSRAPIQNLADTVSAYFVPIVVLIAIITFIVWAVWGPDPAYVFALVNAIAVLIIACPCALGLATPMSVMVGVGKGAQNGVLIKNAEALEKMNKVNTLIVDKTGTITEGKPAVEKIGVFGNTYSEEEILQYIVSLNSNSEHPLAEATVSYGKEQNTEIKKVDGFSAVTGKGVEGKVDGKKLDLGNPKMMDYANSTISSEMKDEAKTYQKQGKTVSYIAIDGTVSGYVVIGDKIKKTSAKAIKELQEKGIDVIMLTGDNHDTAQAVASELNLADFKAGMLPGDKLREVEKLQESGKVVAMAGDGINDAPALAKSDVGIAMGTGTDVAIESAAITLVKGDLNGIVKAKNLSDAVMRNIKQNLFFALIYNTLGVPIAAGVLYPFFGILLSPMIAALAMSFSSVSVIANALRLRTISIK is encoded by the coding sequence ATGAAACACACCTATCACATACACGGAATGACCTGCAACGGCTGTCGAAGCCATGTGGAGAAAACACTTTCCGAAGTGGAAGGTGTGACCCAAGTTTCTGTCGATTTGGGAAAATCGGAAGCTAACATTGAGATGGAAAAACATATCCCCATCGAAAAATTGCAGGAAGCCTTAAAGAATGATGGCGGTCAGTACAGCATCCATCAAAACGGGGAGCATCAGCACGAACATCAAAGCAAAAAAGAAGATACCTTCCAAGGAAAGGGAACGGGAACCTTCTATTGTCCGATGCATTGCGAAGGCGACAAAACCTATGACAAACCGGGCGATTGTCCCGTATGCGGAATGGATTTGGTCGAGGAACAAAATCTGTCCGTTTTATCTTCCGAACAATGGACATGCCCGATGCATCCCGAAGTGGTTAAGGACGAACCGGGAAGCTGCCCAATATGTGGTATGGATCTGGTGCCAATGCAACCCGACATTTCCGCAGAGGAGAAGACCTATAGAAAGTTACTTAAAAAGTTCTGGGTTGCCGCAGCGTTTACATTGCCGATCTTCCTGATCGCGATGAGTGAAATGATTACCAACAATCCGTTATACGATATCTTGGAACAGAAAAACTGGAATTGGATTCAGTTTGTACTATCGATTCCCGTGGTGTTCTACGCCACTTGGATGTTCTTCGAACGGGCCTGCCGCAGTATCAAAACGTGGAATCTAAATATGTTCACGCTTATCGGTATCGGTGCAGGGGTAGCTTGGCTATTCAGTGTGGTCGGTATGGTGTTCCCTGATATATTCCCATCAGAGTTCAAGACGGAATCAGGGGCAGTCCATGTCTATTTTGAGGCGGCTACCGTTATTCTGACCTTGGTACTGTTAGGCCAACTGTTGGAAGCCCGCGCTCACAGCAAGACCAACTCGGCGGTAAAGGAACTGCTGAAACTCGCCCCGAACAAAGCCGTTAAAATTGTCGATGGCGAAGAAGTGGAAGTATCCATTGACAAAATAGCATTGGGCGATATTCTAAAGGTAAAGCCGGGGGACAAAATTCCTGTGGATGGCATAGTGACCGAGGGGAGTACGTCCGTGGATGAATCGATGATTACGGGCGAACCTATTCCGGTCAATAAATCGGTAGATAATAAGGTCAGTAGCGGAACGATAAACGGAAACCAGTCTTTTTTGATGAAGGCGGAGAAAGTAGGTTCGGACACCTTGCTCTCGCAAATCATCCACATGGTAAACGATGCCAGCCGTAGCCGTGCACCCATACAAAACTTGGCCGATACGGTATCCGCATATTTTGTGCCCATTGTAGTACTGATCGCGATAATCACATTTATCGTTTGGGCAGTTTGGGGGCCTGATCCGGCCTACGTCTTTGCTTTGGTCAACGCCATCGCCGTACTCATCATCGCCTGCCCCTGTGCATTGGGATTGGCAACGCCGATGTCCGTAATGGTCGGTGTGGGCAAAGGAGCGCAGAACGGTGTACTCATCAAGAATGCCGAAGCCTTGGAAAAAATGAACAAGGTCAATACGCTTATCGTGGACAAAACGGGAACCATTACCGAAGGAAAACCCGCCGTAGAAAAGATAGGTGTGTTCGGCAACACCTATTCCGAGGAAGAGATATTGCAGTATATCGTCTCATTGAACAGCAATAGTGAGCATCCACTGGCGGAAGCGACCGTAAGCTATGGAAAGGAACAAAATACGGAAATCAAAAAGGTCGATGGATTCAGTGCGGTAACCGGAAAAGGTGTAGAGGGAAAAGTCGATGGCAAAAAGTTGGATTTGGGCAATCCTAAAATGATGGACTATGCCAATTCGACCATTTCGTCGGAAATGAAGGACGAGGCTAAAACCTACCAAAAACAGGGAAAGACGGTTTCGTATATCGCCATTGACGGAACGGTTTCGGGCTATGTTGTCATTGGGGACAAAATCAAGAAAACAAGTGCCAAGGCTATCAAGGAGTTACAGGAAAAAGGTATTGATGTGATTATGCTTACGGGCGATAATCATGATACGGCACAGGCCGTGGCCAGCGAACTGAACCTCGCCGATTTTAAGGCAGGAATGTTACCAGGGGACAAACTAAGGGAAGTCGAAAAACTTCAGGAAAGCGGTAAAGTGGTCGCAATGGCCGGCGATGGCATCAACGATGCCCCTGCATTGGCAAAAAGCGATGTGGGCATTGCCATGGGAACAGGTACAGATGTCGCCATCGAGAGCGCGGCGATTACTTTGGTAAAAGGCGATTTAAATGGCATCGTTAAAGCAAAAAACCTGAGCGATGCCGTAATGAGGAATATCAAGCAGAACCTGTTCTTCGCCCTTATTTATAACACTTTGGGCGTACCGATTGCCGCAGGGGTTCTTTATCCGTTTTTCGGAATTCTGCTTTCCCCTATG
- a CDS encoding DUF3347 domain-containing protein has product MKRNVTLTIATITLITLASCGETKNKQDAKISTPEEIETKKENTAEMADASFSDGMTGKVFHNYQQIRMALVNSDAGEVQTAAGNLAESFSEEREEMKSMAMAMAEADDIEKQREFFSQFTEKVEPMFKESISEGAIYKQFCPMAFDGKGGYWISNVEEIKNPYYGDKMLKCGKVTETIKK; this is encoded by the coding sequence ATGAAACGAAATGTAACACTGACAATCGCAACAATAACACTGATCACTTTGGCTTCATGTGGGGAAACAAAGAATAAACAGGATGCCAAAATCAGTACTCCTGAAGAAATAGAAACCAAGAAGGAGAATACGGCTGAGATGGCAGATGCGTCCTTTTCGGATGGCATGACGGGCAAGGTTTTCCATAACTATCAACAGATCCGTATGGCCTTGGTCAATTCCGATGCTGGGGAAGTACAAACGGCCGCGGGAAATCTGGCGGAGAGTTTTTCAGAAGAACGGGAAGAAATGAAATCGATGGCAATGGCCATGGCCGAAGCCGATGATATTGAAAAGCAACGGGAGTTCTTTTCCCAATTTACCGAAAAGGTGGAGCCGATGTTCAAGGAATCGATTTCCGAAGGGGCAATCTACAAACAGTTTTGCCCAATGGCATTTGACGGTAAGGGCGGTTACTGGATTTCCAATGTGGAGGAAATAAAGAATCCATACTACGGGGATAAAATGTTGAAGTGTGGAAAGGTTACTGAAACCATAAAAAAGTAA